The Oryza brachyantha chromosome 6, ObraRS2, whole genome shotgun sequence region AACCACGTTGTGTTgaagctgaaaagaaaaaaatacaaaaatatagaaCGTAGTAATTTCTAGcaaataagtataaataaaccTAGTTATTTCCATAAACCTTATAGCAATATAAATTACTTATTACTTCCTTCCTCttagtttataaaaagttttaacatatttaaatttattcgtGTATCAATATACGTATACACTAGGAATACAAGTCCCCACTGGCAGCCATGGCGACCGAGGGTGCGGCGAGGGAAGGCGGCCTTGTAGCGATCTGCGTGTCGATGCATGAGAGCCGGTTGTCgctgaaatatttatataaatatatatattatttcatttatcgctaaatatacttttatgcatatatatatatagttttatatgtttgataaaaaatttaataagacaaataatcaaacgtggataaaaaaattaatgttgtcaaatatttagggacggagggagtccGTTGCTGCTGAAATGTTTTGAAGCCCGGTGACAATTTGACTTGCCTCTACCCTGTTGCTGATGCTGCTGGGCCAGCGCGCGTCCATACCGGCAAAAAAAAGGCATGGAACGTACGCGCTCCGTCCGTCCTCGTCGGCCGATGAGCTGGAAAAGCGAAAGCGGCGGAGCTGATCCAAAACGGAGCAGAGCAATCCACAAGTCCACTGGTACGAGACGAGAGCATCGGAGCATGTTGCCCACTTCCGAGGAGGCCTCTCGCCTCTCGCGTGTGTGGCCGACCGGGAGTGGCGCGGTCGAACATGCCCAACTGAGGAGGTGAGGTTCctgctgttctttttttttttcaccgtcGGGAGAAATGATGGCAGCTAGAGAGAAACTATAACggatccaaaaaaaatgagactgtataaaaaactatttctagcccttcttttttcttcaataaTATCAGAATTTTTCTTACGGGCCCAGAGGAGCTTCACCCCTGATCCTATACGCCTGCATGCTGTGGTGCTCAACAGCTGATCATGTGATGCCGGCTCAGAATGAGCTCTCTCGCCCTCCTCCCACTTTTGCTGTTTTTTAGTGCCGTTGGCCGTTTCACCCAGAAAATTTTCAGTTTAAGAGGCTTAtgtgtaaaaagaaaagaaaaactcctgtaaaagaaaagaaactctcttatttaatatttcctTCGGTTTTTGATGGAGGTAGCTGTTAACTCTGTGATATACATTTGAtatttcatcttattcaaaaattataataattattttttatttggcttctcaataaaaatattttgatcatttttaaGTAGCAAGTATGACatgtatttttacatatttgtacaaaatttttaaataagataaatagtcaaacacgaaccacatcatatatatcaatatgtttataaattggAAGAACTATACCCAAAAAGTCATAACCGGCGCTGTCTCGTGTCGTCGGTTTTAGTTATTCATCTTGCAGATTTATGTGCTCGTGTAACTTATATATTTCATGGGCTGACATATGGATGGTGGTATATTCGGTTAGTTGGGCTAAGCCCAAATTCGGCCCTGCTTGGCAACTCCCAAAGCTAATTTACCggagtttaatttttagaatttaattttagggtttatttcgttttttttttgcgtaaCACTCCTTTGACGCTCGCGACGAAGACAGAAAATGGTACGCTCCGTTCTACATTATAAACTTTCTGCACTTACCTTCGTATgcgtgctaatgaatctaggccGCGTTTGACACCgggagttagatatctaacttctctttttttcacgcgcacgcttcccgaactgctaaatggtatattttttacaaaaattttctataggaaagttgttttaaaaaatcatattaaccaattttatatttttttaaataattaataattaattaatcatgtactaatctattactacgttttccacgctggataactaacccacctccTACAATTACTGCACGCGGccctagatatatataaaaaacatatacacgatacatggatgaatcttgataaatttagaaagtcttataatatataacggaagaagtataaaattatttttaaaatatgcttaaaatttttaaaagcatTATAATATGCAGCCCAATCAAACAGCACTTATTTTGTGTGATTGCGTCTCACTCATTTTGACTAGCAAAATTACTATTTCCTTTAGTCGTAATTATATGATATTTAGTATgtatcaaacttttaaagttCAACTAACGATGGTATCTCGAATTCATATTTTAAGTAAAACAATATGCATGTTTTCATCTTCGAAAGAACTAACAAATTTATTAGATTCTCTAAAATAATCATAATACGACcatattgtaaataaaattttaaagatttAACTAAATCTTATGAAAAATTATCGAATGTTTATGTGAACGTATTACATACGAAGGTGTGAATTTTTCAGGgattattgtttgtttttctaagAAAAGCAAGAcaccatatttataaaagaaatttttacatacatgttcttaacaaTTTTGTAGCAAATGTTAAAAGATAAACTAgcatagaaaaattcaaaatttaatttgaagttaCAAATATAAGTACGAAAAAGACAGTAGTACGTGGGAGATGCTCCCTCTCCACCCCGAAAGATCCGCACCAGCTATCAGCTGGTGACGAGTGGTGACCTCGCGCCGTTTACTCCACACTCTCCAGTCTCCAGCCGCTGTCGCGCCGGGGCACAGCCGCCAGCTCCGGATggccctccccgccgcgccgccgccctgcgcCGCGGGCCGGCTCctccccgcctcgccgcccaGCCGcttctcccgctcccgctcccgcccccTCTCCGGCGCCGCGTTCCTCGCGCCGCTCCGGACATCCGCAGGTATACCTTTTTCGCTTGCTGGACGCCTGCATGTTACTTACTGTAATCTCTCTCTCCGCTAAGAGCTTAGGGTAGTGAGCAGCTGCAGTTAGTTGGGGTTAGGACTTGGGGATTAGCTCCAGGGGTTGATCTGGTGGCAGCGGTCTCGTTGATTCGGTGGTTCACTGGAGCTAATCAATTAACGGATGGGACGCCGCGGCTGCCGTAGTTGAAATGCGAGCTTGGTGGCCGACCTCTGGTATTTGTCTGTGAGAAATGCAGACACATGAACTTCATGTGATTTTAAACTGTTCGATTGATCAGGAAGTTGCATGATAGTTGCTCTTGCAGTTGATGCGCATCGTGCGTGGACAATGTGCACTGCTGAAAATGTACGCAGGAGCATCATGCAtgcgaattttttttgtacctATGGGGTGATGGCAAACTATGAGTGTGTGGAACCTGAGGCTAATTTTGGGGACTATGACGAAATGGCACTGTCTgggcaaaatattatatttaactagggaaagattttattttatggcaTTGGCACCATGGGCTCACTGCTCACCTGTAAAACAATGGTTAAATTAAGGATTGCTGACGGAGGTATTAAGTTCATTTTGTTATAGTAATCTTTGGCAAACGTAAAGCAGTACAACATAATTTTcatccccatcttttcgcttatgcttataagccaaaatttgaattttcaaccttaaatttggagttgattttgtggttttttcattatagtttattttctagttttggcttttagatcgctaaaaacacatatataaaaagttctattcataaattatcttttgtttgtaaatatgccatttaaaactttttccctaaaaaaaccaaacagtcACCCCTAGCTACTAATAGTATTCTATCTACAAAAAGTAGGCTCCACTCTATCTCATCATACATATGCATACCAATAGCCATCTTGTGCAACATTATATCTCAGTTGAACCCATTTAACAGTTGGTAAACTGAGATATAATTAGTTTGAAGCTGACACTTGCCATTTTACATAGTACTTTTCAAGATAATTCTGCCAAAGACATGAAAATTCTATtgtttttattcaattttcaaCAACAGTTTGTACCAAAGCAGTTTCAAACAGTGATGGCACCCCTGGAACAAGCAGTTCTCCACATGTGGTGTGTTTTGGAGAATTGCTCATTGACTTCGTCCCAACTATCAATGGTGTGTCATTAGCAGAAGCACCAGCCTTCAAGAAGGCTCCAGGGGGTGCACCTGCTAATGTTGCAGTTGGAATAGCTCGTCTTGGTGGGTCATCGGCTTTCATTGGAAAGGTAATTCATAAACTTCCTGTTTATGCATTCTGCACGTGTATTGTGCTATTGCACTTCCTGTTTGGGACCTGAAAAAGGACATAGTTTAGATTGTACAAATGCAATATTATTTCTTGGTTAAGAAAGCAAATAGGGGCAACAGTAGCACGGCAAGATACAGCAATGGAGGAGGACAAAGCCATTGGGTTGAAGATCCTCAGCCATACCCCAGTAAGATGGAATGTGCTTTGGTGTTTGGGAGATCGAGAGTTTCTGCTGAAATAAAGTGGTAGCCAATGAAAAGAAGGCGAGCAACTTCAGTGTCAGAGATGAGGGAGGGGTTTGGTAGATTGGAAATAAAAGACGTGTATTCTGGGAGGTGCACAGAAGCATCACATGTACTTAACTACTTACATATGACATCAGCCCAGCCAGGCTATGGAGAAGAGGTGCAAATTCGTTTTCCTGCCAAGTCAGTCCCTGGACATCCTTGTGCATCTGTCTGGTTATGCTTAAGAATTCAAGCAGCCAATCAATCGTATCTAAGTTCTCCAGCATTTTAGGCATTTTATTGGTGTCCATATTGCTTCATATTGTAGGCTGTAGCAGACCATCTGGTTTTCCTGCAGAGCTTGTACAGCTTGGTATTGGTAGAACATGCCTTCGAATCTTCACTGACAAGGACATAAATGCATCACCTTCAGAGTTTCCCAAGCTAAACAAATTGGGGGGAACATCATTAGAAGAACCAACAAACGCTTCTATCTATGTTGGCACAATTCAACACTTAAACTAGATGACGGGTTTACATGAGTTATTTTGCAAATCAGCTGTTTCTAGGAAGTTTTTGCAAGTGATGGGAGTATGGTACCATTCAgtaaaacatttttcttttatttggaGGCCAAAAGTGCAGTTTGCTCAAAACCATTTGTCCGTCCCTATTTAGAGTTGTCCTCATTTTAAAATGCACTTCTTTGCATTACTGTAAAGTTTTTCAACCCAGCAATTTTAGCTTTAAATCAATatgcttatttttttcatcactaTATGCTGTTCAATATTTTTCACGTGCAGGTTGGTGATGATGAATTTGGCTACATGCTAGCTGACATACTGAAGGAGAATAATGTAAACAATCAAGGATTGCTATTTGATGCACATGCTAGAACGGCCTTGGCATTTGTGACACTCCGAAGTGATGGTGAACgtgaatttatgttttatcgcAATCCAAGTGCAGATATGCTGCTTGAAGAAAAGGAACTTGACCTCGACCTTATAAAAAAGGTATAAGAACAGCTTGGGGAATGATATTGTGCCTATTGTCTACTGCTAATACCTTACACAGTCATGTGATATTTGTGATAAAGTGGACCTAACATAATGATGGTAACCGTGCTAGGCAAAAATCTTCCACCATGGCTCAATAAGTCTTATAACTGAACCATGTAAAACTGCACATATTGCAGCTTCCAAAGCTGCTAAAGATGCTGGGGCCCTAATTTCGTATGATCCTAATTTGAGGCTCCCACTGTGGTCATCAGCTGAAGATGCTAGAGATGGTATACTGAGCATATGGGAAACTGCTGATCTAATCAAGGTAAAGTTTAATGGGGCAAGCCATTTATAGGTTAAAGAAATCCTTGATTTGATTGTGAATGCCCTTTGAAACAGATAAGTGAAGAGGAGGTTTCCTTTTTGACAAACGGGGAGGATCCATATGATGATTctgtaattaaaaaactaatgcACCCAAACCTGAAACTGCTTCTTGTCACTGAAGGTCCAGAAGGCTGTAGATATTATTCTAAGGTAATTTTGTTTGTCTATTAACCGTATATGACTACCTGTCTCATTGTCTATTAACCAACTTATGTTAGTTAATTTTTGCTGAATATTGACACCCTCTCTAGTATCTCCCTGATCACAGTTATTTCCTCGTGAAAGTAATGCAGTATTTGATAAATCCTTCTGAAGTAATACACATAtcctactacctccgtccaaCAATATGAGGATGTTTGGAGTTTTTGGAAGATTAAGGTTGAGAGAATGGGGGAATGTGATTGGTGGAGATGTGGAAGTAAGTGAGTAAATTAAATGAtggatggttgtgattggttaaaATGAGTAGGTAGGTGAAGATGACCTTATATTGTTGTATAATATTCAAACTTTAGatgttcttatattttggatggagggagtatattcaTTTGTGATGAACACTTGGAATCTTGTGTTGAAGATTATTAGTTTATTACTATCACgtttattatttctttcagtCAGTTGGAACCTTGTATTGTGTAACTAAGGCTGTAAATTGTACCTAATGGTTCTTGTAAAATAACAGGAATTTAGTGGGAGAGTTGGTGGACTTAAGGTAGGTGCTGTTGACACCACTGGCGCTGGAGATGCCTTTGTTGCTGGAATGCTATCCCAACTAGCAGTCGATTTTTCACTGCTCCAGGTATTTTCAATACAGAAATAACTTGAATTTACATTCAATTTGTTTCCCAGGAGTAGAATGGGATTCTAATTCTGTTCTGAAATTCTTGTTCTCCAACTTCCTGCATGTTTTGGTTGATAGACGGAATGAGGATTTATGAACTGATTTCCAATTGATATTTTTcgaaatattcaaatatagtCCAAAATTTTACTTCGAGCATTTATACTCATTTTAAAAAGACCCCAATGGTTGTGGGAGTGCCCACCTACTCACATTGTGGTTGTTTTTATATGTGGCCCATTTGTACTTCTTGATATTATATAACAACTAAATCTAAATGGATAGCCaccacataaaaaattaaattaaggtgAGTATTCTCTATAGCAAAAAGGTGGCAATatatttcatggaaaatatgcttttatctattttaggcaatattatgattttttttcattttatctgtAGCAAAGCAGGGTCATTTAAGTAGTCTATCTATAAAGAAACACGAGGTCAATTGATTGTGTCTCATGTTAGGAGTTACGACATTGCTTAATTTCTTTCGAACTAGCATTATTGATCAGCTGCTTGGAGCTCCAATGCTGGTCTAATTTCGGCTCGTGTGGTTCAAACAGGATGAAGGCCGGTTGAGAGAAGCACTGAAGTTTGCAAATGTCTGTGGAGCTCTCACTGTGACAGAGAGAGGAGCAATCCCAGCATTGCCCACCAGACAGCAAGTGGTGGATGCGCTAACAAAGTTTGTAACTTAAATAAACCATGTAGAATATTGTTTCTCGTGTAGATCAAGTTGTGAACTATCCTCACAACACCATGTTGTTAGAATAGGTTTTAATTTATTGGTCGTGCAATTTGGTGTGAATACTCCTTGGCGCCTTGGTGATGGTGTTAAACTGTCAACCCTGGCTTTTAGCCAACCAAAATAATCAGGCGCCAGAGTCTTTTTGCGGTCCAATCGCGCatgtaaaattgtattttgagCTACAGAGATACTACGTACGGGTTAAAATTAATCACGGTAATTTACCGTGATCAACAGTGCTGTGAAAgaatgcaaaaaatttctgttCCACGAGTAAAtttgctactccctccatcacATTCCatcacataattaatataagatatacctatctttttttttcttcggcccataatataatataagcgTATATACTAGCATGCATtaactagtatatattttttctctaaatttgatttattttaaattcttcaaCACTAAAATATCCAATCGCATTATAcgcatgtatacatatatctaggtaatctaaataaaaagatgaaaatgaTTATAACTCTTTCTTGGTTTGTATATTAGTGGTAGTtacgttttatattataggatGGATGGAATATTTTCTTCACCACATCATTTAATCTTACGTAGCAtcttagaatttattttaaaaggtTTCTAATACTTGTTCTTATCAAATTGGTGGCAGTACATGTGTGCCATATTGGCTCAATTTTCCTAACATTTATGTTCAACTCGGGGTCAGTCATCAAACTACTGCTACCAGATTGCTTTGTTTCATGCCTTGTCTGCATTGTTGGAACTGGATGCAATTTTCAAATGAAGCTAACATCTGAGCAGGTCACACTAGCTCAGCCGCCTGGCAGACACCATCCCTGAGCTTGAGGATGACCATCCCAAATCAAAGCAGGCAAACGTTTAGTCCACTCTGAAGAATGTCGGCCCAAATCATGTGATCTTGTCTGCCTACGGGAGTATAGGCCCCTACGCCTTAGGTCAACCTTGCAAGACGAACCTACTAGCCTATTACCTCGTACTCTCTCCGGTTTTATAATTGTTACGAAGTATTGTTTTGCATAAGAATacagttaaatttaaaaactttgattattacttatttttaaaatatttagtttgaaaatattatgatatgtAATAAAGagtactttaataaaattatacgtttatttatttatttataatagaaAGTCATaattaaagatatatttagaaGATCGTTTCATTgtcgaaaaaaaaactatgaactTAAAAGAGAGTATACGTGGAACGATGACAAGGAACACTGCACTGGCCCTGTAGCCCATTGGGCATCACACCCACGACAACCAGAATATCCGATGCTCTAGTACTTCTCAAGGCTGGCACTTGGGGAAATATATAAACGGCCTTTTCAAGGCACCTTTTGGATAATCCCATAAGCACATATAATAAGTGTGTAGGGAATTTGTCATTTTATTCTGTTTCTCCACTTTCTCATGAAACACATCATTTCTTCTGTTAAAACCTCACAGAACGTTTGGTGGGTACCAGATTTGTCGTTGGCCTCAGTTTATTTGTTAGGAAACACATTCACAATGTGATGTGTGCAGTGGTTTGTGTGCATGCACATCTTTCATGTAATCTGGAAAAGAAATCACAACATGCTATTGTGTCATACATAATGAATTATAGGGCATGTTTGAGAGAGTTTTAGAGCTTGTTTAGTTGGTGTcctgaaaaaaattgtctggCCTGAACACCTCCCTGAGAAATtcggatgattgtttggttg contains the following coding sequences:
- the LOC102708725 gene encoding probable fructokinase-6, chloroplastic, translated to MALPAAPPPCAAGRLLPASPPSRFSRSRSRPLSGAAFLAPLRTSAVCTKAVSNSDGTPGTSSSPHVVCFGELLIDFVPTINGVSLAEAPAFKKAPGGAPANVAVGIARLGGSSAFIGKVGDDEFGYMLADILKENNVNNQGLLFDAHARTALAFVTLRSDGEREFMFYRNPSADMLLEEKELDLDLIKKAKIFHHGSISLITEPCKTAHIAASKAAKDAGALISYDPNLRLPLWSSAEDARDGILSIWETADLIKISEEEVSFLTNGEDPYDDSVIKKLMHPNLKLLLVTEGPEGCRYYSKEFSGRVGGLKVGAVDTTGAGDAFVAGMLSQLAVDFSLLQDEGRLREALKFANVCGALTVTERGAIPALPTRQQVVDALTKFVT